The following coding sequences lie in one Gorilla gorilla gorilla isolate KB3781 chromosome 5, NHGRI_mGorGor1-v2.1_pri, whole genome shotgun sequence genomic window:
- the PTCRA gene encoding pre T-cell antigen receptor alpha isoform X3 has translation MAGTWLLLLLALGCPALPTGPVSFPSSPEAATTGPIWFSAGNGSALDAFTYGPSPATDGTWTNLAHLSLPSEELASWEPLVCHTGPGAEGHSRSTQPVQLSGEASTARTCPREPLRGTPGGALWLGVLRLLLFKLLLFDLLLTCSCLRDPAGPPPSPATTTRLQALGSHRLHLATETGGREATSSPRPQPQDHRWGDTPPGRKPGSPVWGEGSYLSSYPTCPARAWCSRSALRTPSSSLGAFFAGDLPPPLQAGAA, from the exons GTcctgtttccttcccttcctcaccAGAGGCTGCCACAACAGG CCCCATCTGGTTCTCAGCCGGCAATGGCAGTGCACTGGATGCCTTCACCTATGGCCCTTCCCCAGCAACGGATGGCACCTGGACCAACTTGGCCCATCTCTCCCTGCCTTCTGAGGAGCTGGCATCCTGGGAGCCTTTGGTCTGCCACACCGGGCCTGGGGCTGAGGGTCACAGCAGGAGTACACAGCCCGTGCAGCTGTCAG GAGAGGCTTCTACAGCCAGGACCTGCCCCCGGGAGCCTCTCAGGG GGACACCGGGTGGGGCGCTGTGGCTGGGGGTCCTGCGGCTGCTGCTCTTCAAGCTGCTGCTGTTTGACCTGCTCCTGACCTGCAGCTGCCTGCGCGACCCCGCGGGCCCGCCGCCTTCCCCCGCAACCACCACCCGCCTGCAAGCCCTCGGCTCCCATCGACTGCACCTGGCCACGGAGACTGGGGGACGAGAGGCCACCAGCTCACCCAGACCCCAGCCTCAGGACCACCGCTGGGGTGACACCCCTCCGGGTCGGAAGCCCGGGAGCCCAGTATGGGGGGAAGGGTCTTACCTCAGCAGTTACCCCACTTGCCCAGCACGGGCCTGGTGCTCAAGATCTGCCCTCAGGACTCCTTCCTCGAGTCTTGGAGCATTTTTTGCGGGTGACCTGCCTCCTCCTCTGCAGGCTGGAGCTGCCTGA
- the PTCRA gene encoding pre T-cell antigen receptor alpha isoform X1 has protein sequence MAGTWLLLLLALGCPALPTGVGGTPFPSLAPPIMLLVDGKQQMVVVCLVLDVAPPGLDSPIWFSAGNGSALDAFTYGPSPATDGTWTNLAHLSLPSEELASWEPLVCHTGPGAEGHSRSTQPVQLSGEASTARTCPREPLRGGCGLLRAPERFLLAGTPGGALWLGVLRLLLFKLLLFDLLLTCSCLRDPAGPPPSPATTTRLQALGSHRLHLATETGGREATSSPRPQPQDHRWGDTPPGRKPGSPVWGEGSYLSSYPTCPARAWCSRSALRTPSSSLGAFFAGDLPPPLQAGAA, from the exons GTGTGGGTGGCACACCCTTTCCTTCTCTGGCCCCACCAATCATGCTGCTGGTGGATGGAAAGCAGCAGATGGTGGTGGTCTGCCTGGTCCTTGATGTTGCACCCCCTGGCCTTGACAGCCCCATCTGGTTCTCAGCCGGCAATGGCAGTGCACTGGATGCCTTCACCTATGGCCCTTCCCCAGCAACGGATGGCACCTGGACCAACTTGGCCCATCTCTCCCTGCCTTCTGAGGAGCTGGCATCCTGGGAGCCTTTGGTCTGCCACACCGGGCCTGGGGCTGAGGGTCACAGCAGGAGTACACAGCCCGTGCAGCTGTCAG GAGAGGCTTCTACAGCCAGGACCTGCCCCCGGGAGCCTCTCAGGG GGGGCTGCGGGCTCCTGCGGGCTCCTGAGCGGTTCCTCCTCGCAGGGACACCGGGTGGGGCGCTGTGGCTGGGGGTCCTGCGGCTGCTGCTCTTCAAGCTGCTGCTGTTTGACCTGCTCCTGACCTGCAGCTGCCTGCGCGACCCCGCGGGCCCGCCGCCTTCCCCCGCAACCACCACCCGCCTGCAAGCCCTCGGCTCCCATCGACTGCACCTGGCCACGGAGACTGGGGGACGAGAGGCCACCAGCTCACCCAGACCCCAGCCTCAGGACCACCGCTGGGGTGACACCCCTCCGGGTCGGAAGCCCGGGAGCCCAGTATGGGGGGAAGGGTCTTACCTCAGCAGTTACCCCACTTGCCCAGCACGGGCCTGGTGCTCAAGATCTGCCCTCAGGACTCCTTCCTCGAGTCTTGGAGCATTTTTTGCGGGTGACCTGCCTCCTCCTCTGCAGGCTGGAGCTGCCTGA
- the PTCRA gene encoding pre T-cell antigen receptor alpha isoform X2, whose product MAGTWLLLLLALGCPALPTGVGGTPFPSLAPPIMLLVDGKQQMVVVCLVLDVAPPGLDSPIWFSAGNGSALDAFTYGPSPATDGTWTNLAHLSLPSEELASWEPLVCHTGPGAEGHSRSTQPVQLSGEASTARTCPREPLRGTPGGALWLGVLRLLLFKLLLFDLLLTCSCLRDPAGPPPSPATTTRLQALGSHRLHLATETGGREATSSPRPQPQDHRWGDTPPGRKPGSPVWGEGSYLSSYPTCPARAWCSRSALRTPSSSLGAFFAGDLPPPLQAGAA is encoded by the exons GTGTGGGTGGCACACCCTTTCCTTCTCTGGCCCCACCAATCATGCTGCTGGTGGATGGAAAGCAGCAGATGGTGGTGGTCTGCCTGGTCCTTGATGTTGCACCCCCTGGCCTTGACAGCCCCATCTGGTTCTCAGCCGGCAATGGCAGTGCACTGGATGCCTTCACCTATGGCCCTTCCCCAGCAACGGATGGCACCTGGACCAACTTGGCCCATCTCTCCCTGCCTTCTGAGGAGCTGGCATCCTGGGAGCCTTTGGTCTGCCACACCGGGCCTGGGGCTGAGGGTCACAGCAGGAGTACACAGCCCGTGCAGCTGTCAG GAGAGGCTTCTACAGCCAGGACCTGCCCCCGGGAGCCTCTCAGGG GGACACCGGGTGGGGCGCTGTGGCTGGGGGTCCTGCGGCTGCTGCTCTTCAAGCTGCTGCTGTTTGACCTGCTCCTGACCTGCAGCTGCCTGCGCGACCCCGCGGGCCCGCCGCCTTCCCCCGCAACCACCACCCGCCTGCAAGCCCTCGGCTCCCATCGACTGCACCTGGCCACGGAGACTGGGGGACGAGAGGCCACCAGCTCACCCAGACCCCAGCCTCAGGACCACCGCTGGGGTGACACCCCTCCGGGTCGGAAGCCCGGGAGCCCAGTATGGGGGGAAGGGTCTTACCTCAGCAGTTACCCCACTTGCCCAGCACGGGCCTGGTGCTCAAGATCTGCCCTCAGGACTCCTTCCTCGAGTCTTGGAGCATTTTTTGCGGGTGACCTGCCTCCTCCTCTGCAGGCTGGAGCTGCCTGA